From the Hyphomicrobium sp. ghe19 genome, one window contains:
- a CDS encoding gamma-glutamyltransferase, with the protein MPLSENTPSPSETVSKLYASGTRGCISAPHHAAAEAGRAVLAEGGTAIEAMVAAAATIAVVYPHMNGLGGDAFWLIKRKGEEPIFISGCGRVAARATVGYYRDRGYTELPVRGPDAALLVPGAISSWKLALDLVPEARRFSLERLLRDATDHAVNGCPVSRSLSRTLDIFAPELSTIQGFEQVFLPDGQVPAPGERYCLPALGATLRRLAEEGLDSFYRGALAEIHGQFLEEAGSPLRLEDFQSYTAEYGKPLSALVSAGTLYNSPAPTQGFASLLILAIFDRLRVGSADGSSYIHSLVEATKRAFDLRNKNLADPDFMPIEASQFLLPGAVSEMAAAIDRNKASPWPGPSELGGTIWMGATDSDGAVVSLIQSLFWEFGSGLTCAKTGIAFENRGAGFSLAPGPNQLAPRKQPFHTLNPALAQLNDGRTMAYGTMGGDGQPQTQAALFTRYALFDLSLENAISAPRWLLGKTWGNSSLSLKLEGRFSQEIENQLINLGHSTERYSDYSESMGHAGAVVLHPSGRVESATDPRSDGAALAI; encoded by the coding sequence ATGCCGTTGTCTGAGAACACACCTTCTCCGTCGGAGACCGTATCCAAGCTTTACGCGTCGGGCACCCGAGGTTGTATCTCGGCCCCGCATCATGCTGCGGCAGAAGCAGGACGTGCGGTGCTCGCCGAGGGCGGCACTGCCATCGAGGCGATGGTTGCGGCAGCAGCGACCATTGCCGTCGTTTACCCGCACATGAATGGCTTGGGCGGGGACGCATTCTGGCTGATAAAGCGTAAGGGCGAAGAGCCGATTTTCATCTCCGGCTGCGGCCGCGTAGCCGCGCGCGCAACTGTCGGCTATTATCGCGATCGCGGATACACCGAGCTTCCGGTGCGAGGCCCCGATGCAGCGCTGCTGGTTCCGGGCGCGATTTCCAGTTGGAAGCTGGCACTCGATCTCGTCCCTGAAGCGCGACGTTTCTCGTTGGAACGTCTGCTGCGAGACGCGACGGATCATGCGGTCAATGGTTGCCCTGTCTCCCGCAGCCTTTCCCGTACTCTCGATATTTTTGCGCCTGAGCTCAGCACGATCCAAGGATTTGAGCAGGTGTTTCTGCCTGATGGGCAGGTTCCCGCTCCCGGCGAACGTTATTGTCTGCCCGCGCTTGGAGCGACGCTTCGCAGGCTCGCCGAAGAAGGTCTCGACAGCTTCTATCGAGGCGCGCTCGCGGAGATTCACGGGCAATTCCTCGAGGAAGCCGGCAGTCCACTTCGACTCGAGGATTTCCAGTCATACACGGCGGAATACGGAAAGCCTCTATCTGCCCTCGTTTCCGCTGGAACGCTCTACAATTCCCCGGCCCCGACGCAGGGGTTTGCCTCCTTACTCATTCTTGCAATCTTCGACCGGTTGCGCGTCGGCTCGGCCGACGGCAGTTCGTACATTCACAGCTTGGTGGAGGCGACCAAACGCGCATTCGATCTTCGAAACAAAAACCTCGCCGATCCGGATTTCATGCCGATAGAGGCATCGCAATTCCTGCTGCCGGGTGCCGTATCGGAAATGGCGGCAGCGATTGATCGGAACAAAGCATCGCCGTGGCCCGGCCCGTCGGAACTCGGGGGTACGATATGGATGGGCGCCACCGACAGCGATGGCGCCGTCGTGAGTTTGATTCAAAGTCTGTTCTGGGAATTCGGATCCGGTTTGACGTGTGCGAAGACCGGAATCGCCTTCGAAAATCGCGGCGCAGGCTTCTCGCTCGCACCTGGCCCCAATCAGTTGGCCCCGCGAAAGCAGCCCTTCCACACGCTCAATCCCGCGCTCGCCCAACTCAACGACGGCCGGACAATGGCCTACGGCACGATGGGAGGCGATGGCCAACCACAAACGCAAGCAGCACTGTTCACGCGTTATGCCTTGTTCGATCTTAGTCTTGAGAATGCGATCAGCGCGCCTCGTTGGCTTCTCGGGAAGACGTGGGGCAACAGCAGCCTGTCGCTAAAGCTCGAAGGACGCTTCTCTCAGGAAATAGAGAACCAGCTGATCAACCTCGGTCACAGCACCGAGCGGTACTCCGACTACTCCGAATCGATGGGACATGCCGGCGCGGTGGTTCTTCATCCTTCAGGTCGCGTGGAGAGCGCCACCGATCCCCGATCGGATGGTGCAGCCCTCGCGATCTGA
- a CDS encoding isochorismatase family cysteine hydrolase, with protein MQADPYPWPHDGDLQPETTALLVIDMQRDFCDPNGYLASSGYDIAPTRAIVPRVAAVCEKVRTWGGLVVFTREGHRADLSDLPRLKAWRSQQAGAEIGSAGPMGRLLVRGEPGWDIIGELEPQPGDVVVDKPGYSAFYATDLERILSTRRMRNLILTGVTTDVCVHSTLRDAVDRNYECLVIADACAASVQENHAAALHTIKTEGGIFGAVANSGSLSFEPEG; from the coding sequence ATGCAGGCAGATCCTTACCCGTGGCCGCACGACGGAGACCTGCAGCCCGAAACGACGGCTTTACTCGTCATCGATATGCAGCGCGATTTCTGCGATCCCAATGGATATCTTGCGTCATCGGGATATGACATCGCCCCAACGCGCGCGATCGTGCCGAGGGTCGCCGCCGTTTGTGAGAAGGTCAGGACCTGGGGTGGTCTTGTGGTATTCACCCGGGAAGGCCATCGCGCAGATCTTAGTGATCTCCCGCGTCTCAAGGCTTGGCGATCGCAACAGGCAGGAGCCGAAATCGGATCGGCCGGACCGATGGGACGATTGCTCGTCAGAGGCGAACCTGGGTGGGATATAATCGGAGAGCTCGAACCGCAGCCCGGCGATGTCGTGGTCGATAAGCCTGGGTACAGCGCATTCTATGCCACCGACCTCGAACGCATCCTCAGTACGCGTCGCATGCGAAACCTTATTTTGACCGGCGTGACGACCGACGTCTGCGTTCACTCGACGCTCCGCGATGCGGTCGACCGAAATTACGAGTGTTTGGTCATTGCGGATGCATGTGCGGCAAGTGTTCAAGAAAACCACGCTGCTGCATTACACACCATAAAAACAGAAGGCGGGATATTTGGAGCAGTCGCGAATTCCGGGAGCCTTAGCTTCGAGCCAGAGGGATAG
- a CDS encoding TAXI family TRAP transporter solute-binding subunit, giving the protein MRSGTQFRGAHDFLLVVVPVLLLASIGIWFALRFMHPPPPGTLVLSAASSGSPYYRFAERYRAIFERNGVKLDIRESTGSFANIKALQDPNSGVQAGFVQSGIASKNDTQGLESVGRINYEPVWIFYAGDKFLTRLTELKGKRILVGPAGSGTNAVALQLLTANGISSENASLLNHELPDYVDMLSRGDADAGFLILAPDAKTIERLLRTPNVHLMSLANADAYAQRFSFLTHLFLREGVVDFAADIPPKDTSLIATSAAVLVRSDTHPALVNLLAQALQEVHAQTTIGPSGEQGLFQSPGRFPTQVDPEFAISDEALRVYRSGPPLMQRYVPFWVATTIDRLTLSLVVLLPILIPLLRFAPQLYDWRIRRRIIRWYGELKRLEAAAKRAANADERVKKLEELDRIEATLDNLPVPLTYADQLYELRQHIDLTRRRLASEINMKGVG; this is encoded by the coding sequence ATGCGTTCGGGAACTCAATTCAGGGGGGCACACGATTTTTTACTTGTCGTTGTGCCCGTGCTTTTACTCGCTTCGATTGGTATTTGGTTCGCTTTGCGATTTATGCACCCGCCGCCGCCAGGAACCCTTGTATTGTCCGCGGCAAGTTCAGGCAGTCCCTACTATCGGTTTGCCGAGCGCTACCGTGCAATTTTTGAGCGCAACGGCGTGAAGCTGGATATCCGCGAATCTACAGGGTCATTCGCCAATATAAAAGCGTTGCAAGATCCAAATTCAGGAGTTCAGGCCGGATTTGTTCAAAGCGGTATTGCCTCCAAAAACGATACCCAAGGCTTGGAGTCGGTCGGCCGCATCAATTATGAGCCAGTCTGGATATTTTATGCGGGCGACAAATTTCTCACCCGACTGACTGAGCTCAAGGGCAAGCGCATACTCGTCGGACCGGCAGGAAGTGGTACAAACGCCGTCGCATTACAGCTCCTCACCGCAAACGGGATTTCCAGCGAGAACGCCTCATTATTAAATCATGAGCTTCCCGACTATGTGGACATGTTGTCAAGAGGGGATGCCGACGCTGGGTTCTTGATACTGGCTCCCGATGCTAAAACAATCGAGCGACTTCTCAGGACGCCGAACGTTCACCTCATGAGCCTCGCGAACGCCGACGCCTATGCGCAACGATTTTCATTCCTAACACATCTTTTTCTGCGAGAAGGAGTCGTAGACTTCGCGGCCGACATCCCGCCGAAAGATACTTCGCTTATCGCCACAAGCGCTGCGGTTTTGGTGCGGAGTGATACGCATCCGGCGCTCGTGAATCTTCTCGCTCAAGCCTTGCAAGAGGTTCATGCTCAGACCACAATCGGCCCTTCCGGCGAACAAGGGTTGTTTCAAAGTCCCGGCCGTTTTCCGACGCAGGTCGATCCGGAGTTCGCTATCTCAGATGAGGCGCTACGCGTATACCGATCTGGTCCTCCTCTGATGCAACGGTATGTACCGTTTTGGGTGGCCACGACCATAGATCGACTCACGTTATCTCTCGTTGTTCTGTTGCCAATTCTAATCCCGCTTTTGAGGTTCGCTCCCCAGCTCTACGATTGGCGCATTCGTCGTCGGATCATCCGCTGGTACGGCGAGTTAAAGCGCCTCGAAGCGGCGGCGAAACGCGCTGCAAATGCGGATGAGCGCGTCAAAAAATTAGAGGAATTGGATCGTATTGAAGCGACCCTCGACAATCTTCCCGTGCCCCTCACTTATGCTGACCAATTGTATGAACTGCGACAGCACATAGATCTGACGCGGCGTCGTTTAGCTTCGGAAATCAACATGAAAGGCGTCGGCTGA
- a CDS encoding transglutaminase-like cysteine peptidase → MRYVVLMLAAQLALFSSQSTRADESLTRPQQVIRSLFMQEYGPVQAPPAFYRFCVENPSECLPRSAAQGFVETVKKLEQLDEVNLRVNRTIVPETDIEHYGIEDYWTIPTDGKGDCEDYALMKRHILIAMGWPASALLMTVVRIENGDGHAVLTARTNYGDLILDNRSNEIVPWYRTAYSVKMRQSSYNPKIWVDLDPTDDVLPAPIAVPDLDDGLTRLH, encoded by the coding sequence ATGCGTTACGTCGTTCTAATGCTCGCGGCACAGCTTGCGTTGTTCAGTTCACAGTCAACGCGGGCCGATGAAAGCCTCACGCGTCCACAACAGGTTATTAGATCGCTTTTCATGCAGGAATACGGACCTGTCCAGGCTCCGCCGGCCTTCTATCGATTCTGTGTTGAGAACCCGAGCGAGTGCCTGCCACGTAGCGCAGCTCAGGGCTTTGTGGAGACCGTTAAAAAATTGGAGCAATTGGATGAGGTCAATCTCCGGGTCAATCGCACGATTGTGCCGGAGACCGATATTGAGCATTACGGCATTGAAGATTATTGGACCATCCCTACCGACGGCAAGGGCGACTGCGAAGATTACGCCTTAATGAAGCGGCACATTCTTATCGCAATGGGTTGGCCCGCGAGTGCGCTTCTGATGACGGTTGTCCGCATTGAGAACGGCGATGGTCACGCGGTGCTGACCGCACGGACCAATTACGGCGATCTCATCTTAGATAATCGATCGAATGAGATTGTGCCATGGTATCGAACGGCATACAGCGTCAAGATGAGACAGTCTTCTTACAACCCCAAGATCTGGGTCGACCTCGATCCGACCGATGACGTGCTCCCCGCTCCTATCGCTGTTCCAGATTTGGATGATGGCCTCACCCGCCTCCACTGA
- a CDS encoding carbohydrate porin: MMGRESWWKLLRFWSGIAGTTSGNAAVLIVAAGLTAADARADPVDPTAPNWNGYYVGGYIGQAWGRTDWSASEGSASVANGSFGLYNAFDAFNETGSWFEGIEVGHNHMLGRQTMLGVEADMMAPAYPNSNGISIGGSSAFSPSGSGNATYSESTLWAGSLRGRVGYALSNWLLYGTGGFAWTYNQTTLSTDTGDSERRAVWRPGWTVGGGVEVPLIPSWTGKVEYLFTDFSGSSANFSSVGERFDASSTVQQVRLGLNYQFGDYPETSKEHLPAQPIFGADWFAIHGQTTYVEQAHPGFHSLFVGPNSMPGAPDAEETWDLTLFVGARLWHGAELWFNPEIDQGFGFANTHGAAGFPSAEAYKLGFDQPYARIQRLFLRQTIDLGGESQKIDADTNQFSATQTADRLVLTFGRFSVADLFDTNSYANSPKTDFLNWSLINAGTFDYAGDGWGYTYGAAAEWYWDRWTLRGGIFDLSVTPAGGTSPFGGDLDPNFSQLQYVAELEERHKLWDQPGKLKITGFVSNGRAGRFADAIALSEATGQPADINAVRDGDTARPGISVNLEQQINDSVGAFARAGWADGNIEPWDFTDIDRTLSGGVQVIGKQWGRPDDKFGLGGAINDISGVHKAFLNAGGLGILVGDGQLPHPALEKILETYYSYALCGSTKLTADYQFISDPAYNSDRGPISVFSGRLHSQF, from the coding sequence ATGATGGGTCGAGAGTCCTGGTGGAAGCTCCTTCGATTTTGGAGCGGTATTGCCGGAACCACTTCCGGCAACGCTGCAGTGTTGATTGTAGCCGCGGGTTTGACAGCGGCGGATGCCAGGGCGGACCCTGTAGATCCAACAGCGCCAAATTGGAACGGCTACTACGTCGGCGGCTACATCGGGCAGGCATGGGGCCGTACCGACTGGAGCGCGTCGGAAGGTTCCGCCAGCGTGGCCAATGGTTCCTTCGGACTCTACAATGCTTTTGACGCATTCAATGAGACAGGAAGTTGGTTCGAAGGGATTGAGGTCGGCCACAATCATATGCTTGGCCGCCAAACAATGCTCGGCGTTGAAGCCGATATGATGGCTCCGGCCTATCCCAATTCCAATGGAATTTCGATCGGCGGAAGCTCTGCGTTCTCCCCCTCTGGATCGGGCAACGCGACGTACAGCGAGAGCACGCTGTGGGCGGGAAGCCTTCGCGGACGTGTCGGTTACGCCCTATCCAATTGGCTGCTCTACGGCACCGGCGGATTTGCTTGGACCTATAACCAGACAACACTTTCTACGGACACGGGCGATAGTGAAAGGCGCGCTGTGTGGCGTCCTGGATGGACGGTGGGCGGCGGCGTCGAGGTGCCACTCATTCCTTCTTGGACGGGCAAAGTTGAATACCTCTTTACTGACTTCAGCGGATCGAGCGCCAACTTCTCTTCTGTCGGAGAGCGGTTTGACGCGAGTTCGACTGTTCAGCAGGTTCGCCTAGGTTTGAACTATCAGTTCGGCGATTATCCGGAAACGTCGAAGGAACATTTGCCGGCTCAACCAATCTTCGGCGCAGACTGGTTTGCGATCCACGGTCAGACGACGTATGTCGAGCAAGCGCATCCCGGTTTCCATTCGCTCTTTGTGGGACCCAACAGTATGCCCGGCGCGCCGGATGCCGAGGAAACCTGGGACCTCACGCTTTTTGTTGGCGCGCGATTGTGGCATGGCGCGGAGCTTTGGTTCAATCCAGAGATTGATCAAGGTTTCGGGTTCGCCAACACGCATGGCGCCGCTGGTTTCCCGAGTGCGGAGGCCTACAAGCTGGGTTTTGACCAACCCTATGCTCGAATACAACGTCTCTTCCTTCGTCAAACCATAGACCTTGGAGGCGAATCTCAGAAAATTGACGCCGACACAAATCAGTTTTCAGCCACGCAGACGGCCGACCGGCTCGTGCTCACATTCGGACGATTTTCGGTTGCCGATCTCTTCGATACGAATAGCTATGCGAACAGTCCCAAGACCGATTTCCTGAACTGGTCGCTCATCAACGCTGGCACGTTTGACTATGCTGGTGATGGCTGGGGCTATACCTACGGCGCCGCTGCCGAATGGTATTGGGATCGTTGGACGTTACGCGGCGGGATCTTCGATCTTTCGGTCACTCCGGCCGGTGGAACCAGCCCATTTGGTGGCGATCTCGATCCGAATTTTAGTCAGCTGCAATATGTGGCCGAGCTCGAGGAGCGTCACAAGCTGTGGGACCAGCCAGGAAAACTGAAGATCACGGGATTCGTAAGTAACGGCCGAGCCGGACGCTTCGCCGACGCCATTGCTCTATCCGAGGCGACAGGACAGCCCGCCGACATCAACGCGGTTCGCGACGGCGATACAGCCCGCCCCGGGATCAGTGTCAACCTGGAGCAACAGATCAATGATTCGGTTGGTGCGTTTGCGCGTGCCGGCTGGGCCGATGGAAATATCGAGCCCTGGGATTTCACCGATATAGACAGAACCCTATCTGGCGGTGTCCAAGTGATCGGCAAACAGTGGGGCAGGCCGGATGATAAATTTGGTTTGGGCGGCGCCATCAACGACATCTCTGGAGTGCACAAGGCATTCCTGAACGCAGGCGGCCTAGGCATTCTCGTTGGAGATGGCCAGCTGCCGCATCCTGCGCTGGAGAAGATTCTCGAGACCTATTATAGCTACGCGCTTTGTGGGTCCACAAAGCTGACAGCTGACTATCAGTTCATTTCAGATCCGGCATACAATAGCGATCGGGGCCCGATTTCCGTATTTTCCGGAAGACTACACTCTCAGTTTTGA